Proteins found in one Arthrobacter pascens genomic segment:
- a CDS encoding AAA family ATPase, which produces MLIIGPIASGKSTLATTLADKLRSSGEAVVVVGLDTVAEMALPTLADWTWAHEVHGQLVGAWLEKPIPTVIAEGPGTPEEVEQIMRHVGSDVSVRKVLITTRYETALARATADPTRGISKDPEFLRRMHRRFEQTRPDIAHDLHFDTEELSSNEIAQRVMEGLPKLR; this is translated from the coding sequence GTGCTCATCATCGGACCGATCGCCTCAGGAAAAAGCACGTTGGCGACCACCCTCGCTGACAAGCTGCGCAGCAGCGGCGAGGCGGTGGTGGTGGTCGGGCTGGACACCGTGGCCGAGATGGCCTTGCCAACACTGGCTGACTGGACCTGGGCGCACGAGGTCCATGGGCAGCTAGTTGGTGCCTGGCTGGAAAAGCCGATCCCGACCGTGATCGCCGAAGGGCCTGGAACACCTGAGGAGGTCGAGCAGATCATGCGTCATGTTGGCTCGGACGTCAGCGTCCGGAAGGTGCTGATTACAACGAGGTACGAAACCGCCCTGGCACGCGCCACCGCCGACCCGACCCGTGGGATATCAAAGGACCCGGAATTTCTGCGGCGGATGCACCGAAGGTTCGAGCAGACGCGGCCGGACATTGCCCATGACCTCCACTTCGACACCGAGGAATTATCCTCGAATGAAATTGCGCAGCGGGTCATGGAGGGACTTCCCAAGCTGCGATAG
- a CDS encoding nucleotidyltransferase domain-containing protein yields the protein MLDHNEIVRLYGPWPHRTPADAVDLFSGYPGLWWIAGGWAIEAFAGIPRPHGDLDLSIPRSDVGLLREHLKQR from the coding sequence ATGCTTGATCACAATGAGATCGTTCGGCTGTATGGGCCCTGGCCGCATCGGACCCCGGCCGATGCGGTCGACCTCTTCAGCGGATACCCCGGGTTGTGGTGGATCGCTGGCGGATGGGCGATCGAGGCATTCGCGGGGATACCGCGCCCACATGGCGACCTGGATCTGAGCATCCCGCGCTCCGACGTCGGCCTGCTGCGAGAGCACCTCAAGCAGCGGTAG
- the arfB gene encoding alternative ribosome rescue aminoacyl-tRNA hydrolase ArfB → MDLEVSPALTIPTSELGWRFSRSSGPGGQHVNTSDSRVELSWNIGDSAALTDGQRLMLITRLEPRLIAGVITVTASERRSQLRNREIALAKLADLVAEGLAPEAAPRRATKPTRGSNRRRLAAKEQRSATKRQRQRPSAE, encoded by the coding sequence ATGGATTTGGAGGTGTCACCCGCGCTCACGATTCCCACGTCGGAACTCGGCTGGCGGTTCTCGCGTTCGTCCGGGCCAGGCGGTCAACACGTCAACACCTCGGACAGCCGCGTCGAGCTCTCGTGGAACATCGGAGACTCCGCGGCGCTTACCGACGGCCAGCGCCTGATGCTGATCACGCGTCTCGAACCACGTCTCATCGCCGGAGTGATCACTGTGACAGCCTCCGAGCGGCGCTCCCAGCTGCGCAATCGCGAGATCGCCCTGGCCAAGCTCGCCGACCTCGTGGCAGAGGGTCTCGCTCCCGAAGCTGCTCCCCGACGGGCGACGAAACCCACCCGGGGTTCGAACCGCCGGCGTCTCGCCGCAAAAGAACAGCGGTCGGCGACCAAACGGCAACGACAGCGGCCGTCCGCCGAGTAG
- a CDS encoding antibiotic biosynthesis monooxygenase family protein codes for MITEHALLPVISGLEEDFEEAFDQARLIIASMPGFVSLSLSRSIETPSTYLLLVKWDSLEDHTVGFRGSAQYQQWRELLHRFYEPFPNVEHYELVNSDAR; via the coding sequence ATGATTACCGAACACGCGTTGCTACCCGTCATTTCCGGGCTGGAAGAAGATTTTGAGGAGGCGTTCGATCAGGCCCGGTTGATCATTGCCTCGATGCCCGGATTTGTCTCGTTGTCGCTCTCGCGTTCGATCGAAACTCCCAGCACATACTTACTGCTCGTGAAATGGGACAGTCTGGAGGATCACACCGTTGGTTTCAGGGGATCCGCCCAGTATCAGCAGTGGCGCGAGCTGTTGCACCGCTTCTACGAGCCGTTTCCCAACGTCGAACACTACGAGCTGGTCAACTCTGATGCGCGGTAG
- a CDS encoding dihydrofolate reductase family protein: MGETTAEASSAGLMIDLIISLDGYASAEGWPGWWGLEGPEYLAWLEKEGEKEYTFLLGANTYRLMSSMSEEAAAEDSGFSEDEGASLTGLVAVPKIVFSSTLKAPLTWPNSELVTGDAVAAVAEMKRTRTGPLSTLGSLSLSRSLLAAGLVDRFRLVVFPVITGRTGRERIYDGYPDVSLEMVNSRTFDGRLQLLEYVPTVLSGPPGSGPR; encoded by the coding sequence ATGGGCGAGACAACCGCAGAGGCGTCATCAGCGGGCCTGATGATCGACCTGATCATCTCCCTGGACGGCTATGCCTCGGCTGAGGGGTGGCCCGGCTGGTGGGGTCTGGAGGGGCCGGAATACCTGGCTTGGCTGGAGAAGGAGGGGGAGAAGGAGTACACCTTCCTCTTGGGGGCGAACACATATCGGCTGATGTCCAGCATGTCTGAGGAAGCCGCAGCCGAGGACTCGGGATTCTCCGAGGATGAGGGGGCCAGCCTGACCGGCCTTGTCGCCGTGCCCAAGATCGTCTTCTCCTCCACCCTGAAGGCTCCCCTGACATGGCCGAACTCGGAACTGGTCACCGGGGACGCGGTCGCGGCTGTGGCGGAGATGAAGCGGACAAGGACCGGCCCCTTGAGCACCCTCGGCAGCCTCAGCCTCAGCCGGTCGCTGCTGGCCGCTGGCCTGGTGGACAGGTTCCGGCTGGTCGTCTTTCCGGTGATCACGGGCCGCACCGGGCGGGAGCGGATCTACGACGGCTATCCGGACGTCTCGCTCGAGATGGTGAACAGCAGAACCTTCGACGGCCGGCTCCAGCTGCTGGAGTACGTCCCCACCGTGCTCAGCGGACCGCCGGGCAGCGGTCCGAGGTGA